From Planococcus halocryophilus, the proteins below share one genomic window:
- a CDS encoding bifunctional adenosylcobinamide kinase/adenosylcobinamide-phosphate guanylyltransferase, translated as MARGQLIFISGGVRSGKSTYAETIVRTFGTTRKVYIASGQAYDEEMKERIERHRDDRLQDNWFTIEQAHKMGNAIEKLQPHDLVLWDCVTTWLANELYEGWETNNMCVDTAGCIEAKWESLQETIDQMLNTVDLLTVVSNEVLDDFVRDERYQAWLGKIHIWLVEKADQAIEMENGLAFRRK; from the coding sequence ATGGCTCGAGGTCAATTAATTTTCATTAGTGGTGGCGTTCGAAGCGGCAAAAGTACTTATGCCGAAACGATTGTCCGAACTTTTGGCACCACTCGCAAAGTTTATATCGCAAGCGGACAAGCTTACGACGAGGAAATGAAAGAACGGATTGAACGCCACCGTGACGATCGTTTGCAAGACAATTGGTTCACAATCGAGCAAGCACACAAAATGGGAAATGCTATCGAAAAACTACAACCACATGATTTAGTGTTGTGGGATTGTGTGACGACTTGGCTTGCCAATGAGTTATACGAAGGTTGGGAAACGAATAATATGTGCGTAGATACAGCTGGATGTATAGAAGCGAAATGGGAGAGTTTGCAAGAGACAATCGACCAAATGCTAAACACTGTTGATTTATTGACCGTTGTCTCAAACGAAGTGCTAGATGATTTCGTGCGTGATGAACGATACCAAGCGTGGCTCGGTAAAATTCACATTTGGCTAGTAGAGAAAGCGGATCAAGCAATTGAGATGGAGAACGGTCTGGCTTTTAGAAGGAAGTGA
- a CDS encoding pyridoxal phosphate-dependent aminotransferase: MELPNHGANPLRLYKQAGISLPEKIIDFSENVHPFGPPAFLKEQWSEMYSLIGSYPDPDGEPFRTSAAHFHQVDVEQVATGNGAAEVFTWLARRYRNQQVVLVEPAFSEYRQTLEAEHVKIQTIQLHSENAWTLTRENVRNAIPGCSALYICNPHNPTGVLIHIEMLQHIAKTCLEDNCELVLDEAFIDFVGEEASFMPFLNEFPNVIIVRSMTKMYAIPGLRLGYVVSQTEIIKQLKQGAAHWNVNALSASIGAGCLKQSDYRERVIKAAINEREKMQQFLAMHHCETTNSAVNFLSFKLPESKNATAFFTDLLKKGIVLRHTESFQGMNGQWFRAGMKLPNNMEKLREAISEWLEVN; this comes from the coding sequence TTGGAATTGCCTAATCACGGAGCCAATCCACTGCGCTTATATAAACAAGCGGGTATCAGCCTACCCGAAAAAATAATAGATTTTAGCGAAAATGTCCATCCATTCGGACCACCTGCGTTTTTAAAAGAGCAATGGTCGGAAATGTATTCGTTAATCGGCTCTTATCCAGATCCGGACGGTGAACCATTTCGCACGTCAGCGGCACATTTTCATCAGGTCGATGTGGAGCAAGTAGCTACAGGGAACGGAGCAGCTGAGGTTTTTACTTGGTTGGCTAGAAGGTATAGAAACCAACAGGTCGTGTTGGTGGAACCAGCATTTTCGGAATACCGCCAAACCTTGGAAGCAGAACATGTTAAAATCCAGACGATTCAATTACATTCAGAAAATGCATGGACATTAACACGCGAAAATGTTCGAAATGCTATACCAGGATGCTCCGCGCTTTATATATGCAACCCGCATAATCCGACTGGTGTTTTAATACATATTGAAATGCTTCAGCACATCGCGAAAACGTGTCTCGAAGACAATTGTGAACTGGTACTTGATGAGGCGTTTATCGATTTTGTTGGTGAAGAAGCTTCTTTTATGCCTTTTTTAAACGAATTTCCAAATGTTATTATCGTTCGTTCAATGACCAAAATGTATGCGATTCCTGGACTCCGTCTTGGATATGTGGTCAGTCAGACTGAGATAATCAAGCAATTAAAACAAGGGGCGGCACATTGGAACGTCAATGCGTTATCCGCTTCAATCGGCGCAGGGTGTTTAAAACAATCGGATTATCGCGAAAGAGTAATCAAAGCAGCAATAAATGAACGAGAAAAGATGCAACAGTTTTTAGCCATGCATCATTGCGAAACAACAAATTCTGCAGTGAATTTCTTGTCATTTAAATTACCTGAATCAAAAAACGCCACTGCATTTTTTACAGACCTTTTGAAAAAAGGGATTGTTCTTCGTCATACCGAATCTTTTCAAGGAATGAATGGACAGTGGTTTCGAGCCGGGATGAAATTACCTAACAACATGGAAAAACTTCGGGAGGCGATTAGCGAATGGCTCGAGGTCAATTAA
- the cbiB gene encoding adenosylcobinamide-phosphate synthase CbiB, with amino-acid sequence MMSHLLAIFLGIIIDRIVGDPANWPHPVRWIGMAIKKLTNRWNRGKNAFKTGFLLLATIAITAFIIVYAIVFLAYSINPVVGVAIEALLIASGLAQKSLKDAAMDVYHPLVDQNMELAREKLSWIVGRDTGGLDESEITRGVVETVSENTSDGVTAPLFWAFLLGAPGLWLYKAVNTLDSMVGYKNEEFKEFGFASAKADDVLNFIPSRVTGFLLIVMTKSHQTLSLRQRLQIWLQDAPKHPSPNSGWLEAATAVQLGIQLGGTNRYRGVESHRALMGRAVYQLEAHHIKETIQQMQKVTIGFFILFALGGILLGIA; translated from the coding sequence ATGATGTCACATCTTTTAGCGATTTTTTTAGGAATCATTATCGACCGCATCGTGGGAGATCCAGCTAATTGGCCACACCCTGTTCGTTGGATCGGTATGGCGATAAAAAAATTAACCAATCGTTGGAATCGTGGGAAAAATGCATTCAAAACCGGATTTTTACTTCTTGCAACCATTGCGATTACTGCATTCATAATTGTATATGCCATTGTCTTTTTAGCTTATTCGATCAATCCGGTTGTCGGTGTTGCGATAGAGGCGTTGTTAATTGCTTCAGGACTGGCACAAAAAAGTTTGAAAGATGCAGCAATGGATGTTTATCACCCACTTGTCGATCAAAACATGGAATTGGCACGTGAGAAGTTATCCTGGATTGTTGGACGAGACACAGGTGGATTGGATGAAAGTGAAATTACGCGCGGCGTTGTCGAAACGGTTTCTGAAAACACAAGTGATGGCGTAACAGCACCGCTATTTTGGGCGTTTTTACTGGGAGCACCCGGTTTATGGCTATACAAAGCCGTTAATACACTCGATTCAATGGTAGGCTACAAAAATGAAGAATTTAAGGAGTTTGGATTTGCTTCAGCAAAAGCTGACGATGTCTTGAATTTCATTCCAAGTCGCGTAACCGGCTTTTTACTTATAGTCATGACAAAAAGTCACCAAACACTCTCATTACGTCAGCGTCTTCAAATTTGGTTGCAAGATGCCCCTAAGCACCCTAGCCCAAATAGTGGCTGGTTAGAGGCGGCAACGGCTGTCCAATTAGGTATTCAATTAGGCGGAACCAACCGGTACAGAGGCGTCGAATCGCATCGTGCGCTCATGGGAAGAGCGGTTTACCAACTTGAAGCACATCATATTAAAGAAACAATCCAACAGATGCAAAAAGTGACAATTGGATTTTTTATTTTATTTGCATTAGGAGGGATTTTACTTGGAATTGCCTAA
- a CDS encoding adenosylcobinamide amidohydrolase, whose translation MLEIIGLTGGYGDKKIVENVSFTVNKGSILGILGPNGSGKSTLMKLISGVLPATSGEIQIEGTSIADFPAKELAKKMAVLPQLHAHSFAHTVRETVSLGRYPHQVGWFSSWSTEDEHAVKEAMRLMDISQYEKTQIDRMSGGEQQRVFVAQALAQDAGILLLDEPTNHLDINHQKELLDTIKKQAIEKDLTIVSIFHDINLASMYCDQLLLLDQGTIVRIGEPHEVVREQDIETVYKTRVSNHPHPELPKPQITLLPGVQSEIVNHRICAKDFTVSKDMVLFQSPTPLKTVSSAVVNAGSGWFRNFMNRHVDAAYNVDDSVQEMTEFIAENGLKTTDTVGMMTAVQTQDVIVKEYEGPFGSVIIAVTAGVGNGVDVSKAVERSVQVGTINTWIMVNGVLSDEAFIQAMITATEAKTKALQERQVKDPLTGTIATGTSTDSCLVAATQQGEKLPYAGPITELGKLIGVGVFECTIEALKLYELAKAENG comes from the coding sequence ATGCTTGAGATCATCGGACTGACAGGCGGTTATGGTGATAAAAAAATCGTTGAAAATGTATCATTCACCGTCAACAAAGGCTCTATACTTGGAATTTTAGGACCGAATGGCAGTGGGAAATCGACATTAATGAAATTAATCAGTGGCGTGTTGCCAGCAACTAGTGGAGAAATCCAAATTGAAGGAACGTCAATTGCAGATTTTCCGGCAAAAGAACTAGCGAAAAAAATGGCGGTTTTACCTCAACTTCATGCTCATTCTTTTGCTCATACTGTTCGGGAAACCGTATCACTTGGTCGCTACCCTCACCAAGTAGGTTGGTTTTCATCTTGGTCCACAGAAGACGAGCATGCGGTTAAAGAAGCAATGCGGTTAATGGACATTAGCCAATATGAAAAAACACAAATTGACCGGATGTCCGGTGGCGAACAGCAACGTGTTTTCGTCGCACAAGCGTTAGCGCAAGATGCGGGGATTTTATTGCTTGATGAACCAACGAACCATTTGGACATCAATCACCAAAAAGAGTTGCTCGATACGATTAAAAAACAAGCGATCGAAAAAGACTTAACCATCGTATCAATTTTCCATGATATCAATTTAGCATCTATGTATTGCGATCAATTATTGCTGCTTGACCAAGGAACCATCGTTCGCATTGGTGAGCCGCATGAAGTGGTACGAGAGCAAGACATCGAAACAGTTTACAAGACGCGAGTCAGCAATCACCCACATCCGGAATTACCGAAACCGCAAATCACTTTATTGCCAGGAGTTCAAAGTGAAATAGTTAATCACCGAATTTGCGCAAAAGACTTTACCGTTTCAAAAGATATGGTGTTGTTTCAAAGCCCAACGCCATTAAAAACGGTTTCTTCAGCTGTTGTAAATGCAGGTTCTGGATGGTTCCGTAATTTTATGAACCGTCATGTAGATGCAGCTTATAACGTAGATGATAGTGTTCAAGAAATGACCGAGTTTATTGCGGAAAATGGGTTGAAAACTACGGATACAGTAGGGATGATGACCGCCGTTCAAACGCAAGACGTGATTGTCAAAGAATACGAAGGTCCGTTTGGTTCAGTCATCATTGCCGTGACTGCTGGAGTCGGCAATGGTGTAGACGTGTCAAAAGCGGTAGAACGATCCGTACAGGTTGGTACGATTAATACATGGATTATGGTCAATGGTGTTTTGTCAGACGAAGCATTTATACAAGCGATGATTACAGCGACCGAAGCAAAAACGAAAGCGCTTCAAGAAAGACAAGTCAAAGACCCGCTCACAGGTACGATTGCAACAGGTACATCAACTGACAGCTGTTTAGTAGCGGCGACGCAACAAGGTGAGAAGTTGCCTTATGCAGGACCCATTACCGAGCTTGGTAAATTAATCGGAGTCGGCGTTTTTGAATGTACTATAGAAGCGCTCAAATTATATGAGTTAGCAAAAGCGGAAAACGGATGA
- a CDS encoding FecCD family ABC transporter permease: MSKNIVAYSVSLFILAGAIVLGVTVGTVSISPVVLWNPSFDEAAANILWNIRMPRVILAGLVGAALAIAGAAFQGLLKNPLADPYTLGVSSGASVGAVMTLFFGISIPFLGPFTLPVMSMIGALLTMLAVVSFAKLVDRSMKMETVILTGIIFSSFLGSIISLMIALTGEELRQIIGWLLGSVSMRGWPYVRMALPFVLIGSFVLWLKRRELNAMLFGEERAQHLGVDVKKSKMTILIGGSVLTGAAVSVSGTIGFVGLVVPHMTRLLWGSDHRHVLPLSFINGAALLIVCDLVSRTIISPTELPIGVITAFIGAPVFAFIFFRQRKGGI, from the coding sequence ATGAGTAAAAATATAGTGGCATATAGCGTTTCGCTATTTATTTTAGCGGGAGCGATAGTGCTAGGTGTGACGGTCGGGACGGTATCCATATCGCCAGTGGTGTTATGGAATCCTTCGTTCGATGAAGCGGCTGCCAATATTTTATGGAATATTCGTATGCCACGTGTCATTTTAGCTGGTCTTGTTGGGGCGGCATTAGCGATTGCTGGTGCTGCATTTCAAGGGCTTTTGAAAAATCCATTGGCCGATCCTTACACCCTGGGAGTGTCTTCCGGTGCCTCAGTCGGCGCTGTGATGACGCTCTTTTTTGGTATCTCTATCCCGTTTTTAGGTCCATTCACTTTACCGGTTATGAGCATGATCGGCGCATTATTGACAATGCTTGCTGTTGTCAGTTTTGCAAAATTGGTGGATCGCTCGATGAAAATGGAAACCGTGATTTTGACGGGCATTATCTTTAGTTCTTTTCTAGGGTCAATTATTTCTTTGATGATTGCTTTAACAGGAGAAGAGTTGCGACAAATTATTGGTTGGTTACTCGGAAGCGTGTCAATGCGTGGCTGGCCATATGTGCGAATGGCATTGCCTTTCGTATTAATCGGTTCATTTGTATTGTGGCTCAAGCGTCGCGAGTTAAATGCTATGTTGTTTGGTGAAGAACGCGCACAACACCTTGGTGTAGATGTGAAAAAAAGCAAAATGACGATTTTAATTGGGGGTTCGGTACTGACTGGAGCTGCCGTTTCCGTTTCAGGAACAATTGGTTTTGTTGGACTGGTAGTGCCCCATATGACTCGATTACTTTGGGGATCAGATCATCGTCATGTGTTGCCTTTATCTTTTATCAATGGTGCTGCTTTATTAATCGTTTGTGATTTAGTATCAAGAACGATTATTTCCCCAACAGAATTACCGATTGGTGTCATTACTGCGTTTATCGGGGCACCGGTATTTGCCTTTATCTTTTTCCGTCAACGCAAAGGAGGGATTTAA
- a CDS encoding ABC transporter substrate-binding protein, whose translation MNKFWKFGATAGLAAVLMAGCGETATPEEDVETPAEPPTEVADVEFPVTLTDAAGNEVVIDEEPGAIVSMIPSNTEIAYELGLGDKIVGVSDYDNYPEETADVEKIGGQEFNVEKIIGLQPDLVLAHESGLGVGDAGLQQLRDAGLDVFVVQNAASFDEVYDSITTIGQATGSMERAENIVSEMEAQVASIEELAATVEEPKTVFLEVGSQPDIYTTGSGTFMDEMLTLINAKNVAGDLDGWVSMDPEAIVAANPDVIITTEGAYVEDAVGQIKSRGGFAEVTAVKEEAVYSLDSDMLTRSGPRLTAGLMEMAQAVYPDVFNE comes from the coding sequence ATGAACAAGTTTTGGAAGTTTGGAGCAACAGCAGGATTAGCAGCAGTTTTAATGGCAGGGTGCGGAGAAACCGCAACACCTGAAGAAGACGTCGAAACACCAGCAGAACCACCAACTGAAGTTGCAGATGTTGAGTTTCCTGTAACGCTGACAGATGCAGCGGGCAATGAAGTTGTCATTGACGAAGAGCCTGGGGCGATTGTTTCCATGATTCCATCTAATACAGAAATTGCATATGAACTTGGGTTAGGCGACAAAATCGTTGGCGTATCGGATTATGACAACTACCCAGAAGAAACGGCAGACGTTGAAAAAATCGGTGGACAAGAATTCAATGTAGAGAAAATCATTGGTCTTCAGCCAGACTTAGTATTGGCACACGAATCTGGATTAGGTGTGGGCGATGCAGGGCTGCAGCAATTGCGTGATGCCGGACTTGATGTATTCGTTGTTCAAAACGCAGCGAGCTTTGATGAAGTGTATGATTCGATTACAACAATCGGACAAGCGACAGGTAGCATGGAAAGAGCGGAAAACATTGTCTCGGAAATGGAAGCTCAAGTAGCATCGATTGAAGAGCTGGCAGCAACAGTCGAAGAACCGAAAACGGTCTTTTTAGAAGTTGGCAGTCAACCGGATATTTACACTACCGGTAGTGGGACGTTCATGGATGAAATGCTGACACTGATCAACGCGAAAAATGTTGCTGGCGATTTAGATGGATGGGTTAGTATGGACCCAGAAGCAATCGTTGCAGCAAATCCAGACGTGATTATTACAACCGAAGGCGCTTATGTTGAAGATGCCGTTGGTCAAATCAAGTCTCGCGGTGGTTTTGCAGAAGTAACAGCAGTTAAAGAAGAAGCGGTTTACAGCCTAGATTCAGATATGCTCACCCGTTCTGGCCCACGTTTAACAGCGGGATTAATGGAAATGGCACAGGCAGTATATCCTGATGTTTTCAATGAGTAA
- the argS gene encoding arginine--tRNA ligase: protein MNAVEQVQHDIKTAFAEAIEKAELTTEAVEVQLESPRDKTNGDYATNIAMQLTRLAKKPPRAIAEAIVANLDKDAANIQTVDIAGPGFINITIKKDYLQDVVKTVLEQKVDYGRSTAGGNERIQVEFVSANPTGDLHLGHARGSSVGDSLCNILDLAGYDVSREYYINDAGNQINNLALSIEARYFEALGKGDSMPEDGYRGQDIKDIAEALVQEHGDKFVSMTHEERFEIFRQHGLKVELAKLQQDLADFRVEFDVWYPESSLYKNGKIDEALAKLRENGHVFEEDGATWFRSTIFGDDKDRVLIKNDGTYTYLMPDIAYHEDKLQRGFGKLINVWGADHHGYIPRMKAAIEALGYDRDTLEVSIIQMVQLYKDGEKMKMSKRTGKAVTMRELVELVGLDAVRYFFAMRSGDSHMDFDLDLAVSQSNENPVYYSQYAHARISSILRQAEEQGLLASEEHLNLLTSEKEIDVLKKIGDFPQVIADAAKQRAPHRITTYIQELASHFHSFYNANKVLDASNVEMTSARLALITAVKTTLANALKTVGVEAPEKM from the coding sequence ATGAATGCAGTAGAACAAGTTCAACACGACATTAAAACAGCATTTGCGGAAGCAATCGAAAAAGCAGAATTAACAACAGAAGCTGTAGAAGTACAATTAGAATCGCCGCGAGACAAAACAAATGGAGACTATGCTACGAATATTGCAATGCAATTAACACGTTTGGCGAAAAAGCCACCTCGTGCGATTGCCGAAGCGATTGTAGCAAATCTTGACAAAGATGCAGCGAACATCCAAACAGTAGATATTGCTGGCCCAGGATTTATCAACATTACGATCAAAAAAGATTATTTGCAGGACGTTGTAAAAACGGTACTAGAGCAAAAAGTAGATTACGGGCGTTCAACGGCAGGCGGCAATGAGCGCATCCAAGTGGAGTTTGTTTCGGCTAACCCAACTGGCGATTTGCATTTAGGTCATGCGCGCGGATCTTCAGTCGGCGATTCGCTTTGCAATATTTTAGATTTGGCAGGATATGATGTATCTCGTGAATATTATATTAACGATGCCGGTAACCAAATTAACAATTTGGCTTTGTCAATCGAAGCGCGCTATTTTGAAGCATTGGGCAAAGGTGACAGCATGCCAGAAGATGGCTATCGCGGACAAGATATTAAAGATATTGCAGAAGCTTTAGTTCAAGAACATGGCGATAAATTTGTCAGCATGACGCACGAAGAGCGTTTTGAAATTTTCCGTCAACATGGATTAAAAGTGGAATTGGCTAAACTGCAACAAGATTTAGCTGACTTCCGTGTGGAATTTGATGTTTGGTATCCAGAATCGTCTCTTTACAAAAACGGTAAAATTGATGAGGCTTTGGCTAAACTTCGTGAAAACGGTCATGTCTTTGAAGAAGACGGCGCGACTTGGTTCCGTTCAACAATATTCGGTGATGACAAAGATCGCGTATTGATCAAAAATGACGGCACGTACACGTATTTAATGCCCGATATTGCCTACCACGAAGATAAATTGCAACGTGGATTTGGTAAGCTAATCAACGTCTGGGGTGCTGATCATCACGGCTATATCCCACGTATGAAAGCAGCCATCGAAGCGCTTGGTTACGATCGCGATACACTTGAAGTTAGCATTATTCAAATGGTGCAATTGTACAAAGACGGCGAAAAAATGAAGATGAGTAAACGTACAGGCAAAGCTGTAACGATGCGCGAACTAGTCGAACTAGTGGGACTAGATGCGGTGCGTTATTTCTTCGCGATGCGTTCAGGCGATTCGCATATGGACTTTGATTTGGATTTGGCGGTTTCCCAGTCAAACGAAAACCCAGTTTATTACTCGCAATATGCGCATGCGCGTATTAGCTCAATTTTACGCCAAGCAGAAGAACAAGGTTTACTAGCTTCAGAAGAGCATTTAAACTTATTGACTTCTGAAAAAGAAATTGATGTTTTGAAAAAAATTGGGGATTTCCCACAAGTCATCGCAGATGCAGCTAAACAACGTGCACCTCACCGCATTACGACGTACATTCAAGAGTTGGCATCACATTTCCATAGCTTCTACAATGCCAATAAAGTATTAGATGCATCAAATGTCGAAATGACAAGTGCTCGCTTAGCATTGATTACAGCTGTGAAAACAACCTTAGCGAATGCATTGAAAACAGTGGGCGTCGAAGCTCCTGAAAAAATGTAA
- a CDS encoding DUF1934 domain-containing protein — protein sequence MQKTVEIKLTTTIRQPDMEEQVMVLESRGTLTEKNQLRYLQYAEQQDDLEIRTTVKLQENEAMIMRSGGLQMRLPFLLHKEQTGNLTNEQGSFMLTTKAHELFVSDTRFMVRYDLSLGLDHVGEYEMEIQFMEAK from the coding sequence ATGCAAAAGACAGTGGAAATAAAACTGACAACGACGATCCGTCAGCCGGATATGGAAGAACAAGTAATGGTGTTGGAATCTCGAGGAACATTAACGGAGAAAAACCAGCTGCGCTATTTACAGTATGCCGAGCAGCAAGATGATCTTGAAATTCGAACGACGGTTAAACTTCAAGAAAATGAAGCAATGATTATGAGAAGCGGCGGCTTACAGATGCGGCTACCTTTTTTATTACATAAAGAACAAACCGGCAATCTAACGAATGAACAAGGGTCGTTTATGTTGACGACAAAAGCGCATGAGCTTTTCGTCAGTGATACTCGATTCATGGTCCGATACGATTTGTCATTAGGTTTAGATCATGTCGGGGAATATGAAATGGAAATACAATTTATGGAGGCTAAATAA
- a CDS encoding cation:proton antiporter encodes MHEFDEVFIQVLVLLAIAITVVGIARKVKQPDTIALVLVGLLLGTTSFPFPFIDQAEQFITQSEVFQVIIISLFLPILLGDATLKLPFHHLYKRKETVIGLALGGTFISFVLIGFSTHFLLGLPLAVAFTFAALMSATDPISVLSIFKSAGVSEKLSAIMEGESLFNDGIAIVLFQIASVYLLTYIDMGWAGLGSGVLLFLRFAVGGILVGVILGYLFSQVIRFYDDYPFEIAISALLFFGSYFIAEHIHVSGIIAVVAGGFVFNDYGGRIGMSELTKSAINTFWDVITLIANSLIFLIVGLEIRNIDFAGQWLIIILAIVIVLVARVIALFFSTMPARDLNRKERILLNWGGLKGSLSIALALSLPASFDGRETILLLTFAVVLFSLVIQGLTIKPLIKVLGLQSK; translated from the coding sequence ATGCATGAATTTGATGAAGTATTCATACAAGTCCTAGTGTTATTGGCCATTGCGATAACGGTTGTCGGCATCGCCAGAAAAGTAAAGCAGCCCGATACCATCGCATTGGTTTTAGTAGGGCTTTTACTTGGTACCACTAGTTTCCCATTTCCTTTTATTGACCAAGCCGAACAATTCATTACCCAATCAGAAGTTTTTCAGGTCATTATCATTTCTTTATTTCTGCCCATTTTGCTTGGGGATGCTACGTTAAAACTTCCTTTTCACCATTTGTATAAACGAAAAGAAACTGTAATTGGTCTAGCTTTAGGGGGGACATTTATATCATTTGTTCTTATTGGCTTTTCAACTCACTTTTTACTTGGCCTTCCTTTAGCAGTCGCTTTTACGTTTGCGGCATTGATGAGCGCAACCGATCCAATCAGTGTCTTATCCATCTTTAAGTCAGCAGGGGTTTCAGAGAAACTTTCAGCGATTATGGAAGGTGAGTCTCTTTTTAATGATGGAATTGCCATTGTGCTTTTTCAAATCGCGTCTGTTTATTTGCTGACTTATATTGATATGGGCTGGGCAGGATTAGGTAGTGGGGTATTGCTATTTCTTCGTTTTGCTGTAGGAGGAATATTGGTCGGTGTCATTCTGGGATACCTCTTTTCACAAGTTATTCGATTTTATGATGATTACCCTTTTGAAATTGCCATATCGGCTTTATTGTTTTTCGGTAGTTATTTTATCGCAGAACACATTCACGTATCCGGAATAATCGCCGTCGTGGCAGGAGGATTTGTTTTTAATGATTATGGCGGTAGAATCGGGATGTCTGAGTTAACGAAAAGCGCGATTAATACGTTTTGGGACGTAATTACCCTTATTGCGAACTCGTTAATTTTCTTGATTGTCGGGTTGGAAATTCGCAATATCGATTTTGCAGGTCAATGGTTGATTATTATTTTAGCCATTGTGATCGTTTTAGTGGCGAGAGTGATTGCGTTATTTTTCAGCACGATGCCGGCCAGAGATTTAAATCGAAAAGAACGGATTTTATTGAACTGGGGCGGACTGAAAGGCAGTTTATCCATTGCTTTGGCGTTAAGTCTTCCAGCGAGTTTCGACGGACGTGAAACGATTTTGTTACTAACGTTTGCAGTCGTCCTGTTTTCTTTAGTTATTCAAGGCTTAACCATCAAACCATTGATCAAAGTATTAGGGTTGCAGTCAAAATAG
- a CDS encoding antibiotic biosynthesis monooxygenase family protein yields MQLYKWTGPQDQAEALVESLSKAQFTYLKNDDETVLLYETDEGTGLKASEAYEVLNAVGDFADGHYAVFNNIPVTDEGRELFESRFQNRAGMVEKEPGFAAIRVLRPLDSDVYVILTLWEDKQSFIDWQQSQAYGHAHAKRGTKEGIDKRPNIFPRSSFVTSYTK; encoded by the coding sequence ATGCAATTGTATAAATGGACAGGTCCACAAGATCAAGCGGAAGCCTTAGTAGAAAGTTTGTCGAAGGCCCAGTTCACTTACTTGAAAAACGATGACGAAACCGTATTGCTTTACGAAACAGACGAGGGTACAGGTTTAAAAGCGTCTGAAGCATATGAAGTATTGAATGCTGTAGGTGATTTTGCTGATGGACATTATGCGGTATTTAACAATATTCCAGTGACAGATGAAGGTCGTGAACTTTTTGAATCACGTTTTCAAAATAGAGCAGGCATGGTAGAAAAAGAACCTGGCTTCGCTGCAATTCGTGTACTGCGCCCACTCGATTCAGATGTTTACGTCATTCTGACTTTATGGGAAGACAAACAATCGTTCATAGATTGGCAACAGTCTCAAGCATACGGTCATGCGCATGCAAAACGCGGCACTAAAGAAGGTATTGATAAACGTCCAAACATTTTCCCGCGCTCTTCTTTTGTGACCAGTTATACGAAATAA